From one Streptomyces sp. R41 genomic stretch:
- a CDS encoding MFS transporter: protein MNSTLGTYRRVVALTGAALPVVSFLGRLPTATIQFGSVLLVARTSGSLGTAGLVGGALAVGQVACGPLVGRLADRRGQRTVVLVCSLANALAIAALVTGALTHLTPGPLALLGALAGASVPLIGPLARVRVVALARGNGADDRTVAAALSFESTLDEISFVLGPALVGVAAVLAHPAYALGAAGLLVAVCGTGFALHPTATAVHPTVTAMRRARNPAWAVAARPRMPRSVHALRAALALQGAMFGACQAGITALTERLGQEDQAGLVYAAMGVMSAVAGLSMAAVPARLGLRARWRAATAGALLLSLPLLWTESLWGLYAVVTVLGVAYAPHLITVFGLTERAVPPARLAEAMAVATSAIVGGQALAVAVTGRLAESYGPTAAFAVGSAVAALACAIALTARPTTYTETENDPHARVHPEDEPHARVHPKNEPHARVPQKNTPA from the coding sequence GTGAACAGCACGCTCGGTACCTATCGCCGCGTCGTCGCTCTGACCGGTGCGGCGCTCCCCGTCGTGTCCTTCCTCGGTCGGCTGCCCACCGCCACCATCCAGTTCGGCAGTGTGCTGCTCGTCGCGCGGACGAGTGGCTCGCTGGGGACCGCGGGGCTGGTCGGTGGCGCGCTCGCCGTCGGGCAGGTGGCTTGCGGTCCGCTCGTGGGCCGCCTCGCGGACCGGCGCGGACAGCGCACCGTCGTCCTCGTGTGCTCCCTCGCCAACGCCCTCGCGATCGCCGCACTGGTGACGGGCGCGCTCACGCACCTGACTCCGGGGCCCCTCGCCCTGCTCGGCGCCCTGGCCGGAGCGAGCGTGCCGCTCATCGGCCCGCTGGCCCGTGTCCGTGTGGTCGCGCTGGCCCGCGGCAACGGCGCGGACGACCGTACGGTGGCCGCCGCGCTGTCCTTCGAGAGCACGCTGGACGAGATCTCCTTCGTGCTGGGCCCCGCCCTGGTGGGCGTCGCGGCGGTGCTGGCTCACCCGGCGTACGCGCTGGGCGCGGCGGGGCTCCTGGTGGCCGTGTGCGGAACGGGTTTCGCCCTGCATCCGACGGCCACGGCGGTACACCCGACGGTCACCGCGATGCGCCGGGCGCGGAACCCGGCGTGGGCGGTGGCCGCGCGCCCCCGCATGCCCCGCTCCGTCCACGCTCTGCGCGCGGCCCTCGCCCTCCAGGGCGCCATGTTCGGCGCCTGCCAGGCCGGCATCACCGCGCTGACCGAGCGCCTCGGGCAGGAGGACCAGGCCGGACTCGTGTACGCCGCCATGGGGGTCATGAGCGCCGTGGCGGGGCTGTCGATGGCCGCCGTGCCCGCCCGTCTCGGGCTCAGGGCCCGCTGGAGAGCGGCCACCGCGGGAGCCCTCCTGCTGTCCCTGCCCCTGCTCTGGACGGAGAGCCTGTGGGGCCTGTACGCCGTCGTCACCGTCCTCGGTGTCGCGTACGCCCCGCACCTGATCACCGTCTTCGGGCTCACCGAGCGTGCTGTGCCGCCGGCACGGCTGGCCGAGGCGATGGCCGTCGCGACGAGCGCGATCGTCGGTGGCCAGGCCCTCGCCGTGGCCGTCACCGGGCGCCTGGCGGAGTCCTACGGCCCCACCGCGGCGTTCGCGGTCGGAAGCGCGGTCGCCGCGCTCGCCTGCGCCATCGCGCTGACGGCGCGCCCGACGACGTACACCGAAACCGAAAACGACCCGCACGCACGCGTGCACCCGGAAGACGAGCCCCACGCACGCGTGCACCCCAAAAACGAGCCCCACGCACGCGTGCCCCAGAAGAACACGCCCGCCTAG
- the treY gene encoding malto-oligosyltrehalose synthase has product MVSGAVVPAVPTATYRLQLQPEFPFGAAEAAVPYLASLGVSHLHLSPVLEAVPGSTHGYDVVDHARVRAELGGEEGLRSLARTAREHGLGLVVDIVPNHMAMVPRHNRPLWEVLREGPESPYARWFDIDWDGQGGQLLLPVLGGRLGTEIDHLKVDGDVLRYYDHVFPLREGTERLPLPRLLDAQWYRPVWWRLARTELNYRRFFSISELIGVRVEDPEVFTATHAKILQLLDDGVVEGLRIDHPDGLADPDAYLRRLHEATGGSWTVVEKILADGEPLPAAWPVAGTTGYDALRHVDGLFTDPAGAGELLGQYRRFAAPQADRGGHWESTVRRAAYKVVTHELATEIDRLTRVVSGVCAASPDPALRDHAPWALGTALRELLVRLEVYRPYPSTDASLVVTEEAADEARAAFTVPEEAHAVDVVRDLVTGRAGDGPGHTEFRARFAQTSSALRAKSVEDTAFYRYVPLLSANEVGGDPGAPAVSPEDFHAYCARVQRDWPVTGTALSTHDTKRSADVRAALSVLTQCPERWADVLAEVTRDGTGVPDPQLAWAAWQTAFGLGPASEERVQGALLKHVREAGLHTAWTEQDPAYEDTVTAFVAEGPCGAPGRLVADFRASLAPHVRANVLGAALVHLTMPGVPDVYQGTEGEYLALVDPDNRQPFAPQERPSEKAALTTAALRLRGRRPALFGDSATYVPLVADGPGAGHCVAFVRSGEVITAVTRMSLRLADSGGWRDTRLALPEGHWADVLTPGREFTGHARVEELFEPWPVVLLERVSAGAPAGSGESG; this is encoded by the coding sequence ATGGTCTCCGGCGCGGTGGTTCCCGCCGTGCCGACCGCCACGTACCGGCTGCAGCTGCAGCCGGAGTTCCCGTTCGGGGCAGCCGAGGCGGCCGTGCCGTATCTGGCCTCGCTCGGCGTCTCGCATCTGCACCTCTCGCCCGTGCTGGAGGCCGTCCCGGGCTCGACGCACGGCTACGACGTGGTGGACCACGCGCGCGTGCGGGCCGAACTGGGCGGCGAGGAGGGGCTGCGCTCCCTGGCGCGCACCGCGCGGGAGCACGGCCTGGGCCTCGTCGTGGACATCGTGCCGAACCACATGGCCATGGTTCCGCGCCACAACCGCCCCCTGTGGGAGGTGCTGCGCGAGGGCCCCGAGTCGCCGTACGCGCGCTGGTTCGACATCGACTGGGACGGCCAGGGCGGTCAACTCCTGCTGCCGGTGCTCGGGGGCCGGCTCGGCACGGAGATCGACCACCTGAAGGTCGACGGCGACGTACTGCGCTACTACGACCACGTGTTCCCGCTGCGCGAAGGCACCGAGAGGCTGCCGCTGCCGCGGCTCCTCGACGCGCAGTGGTATCGCCCGGTGTGGTGGCGGCTGGCCCGTACGGAGCTCAACTACCGCCGCTTCTTCAGCATCTCGGAGCTCATCGGCGTGCGCGTCGAGGACCCGGAGGTGTTCACGGCGACCCACGCGAAGATCTTGCAGCTGCTCGACGACGGCGTGGTGGAGGGGCTGCGCATCGACCACCCGGACGGTCTCGCGGACCCGGACGCGTATCTGCGCCGTCTGCACGAGGCGACCGGAGGCAGCTGGACGGTGGTCGAGAAGATCCTCGCGGACGGCGAGCCGCTCCCGGCCGCGTGGCCCGTCGCCGGCACCACCGGCTACGACGCGCTGCGGCACGTGGACGGCCTCTTCACGGACCCGGCGGGTGCGGGCGAACTCCTCGGCCAGTACCGGCGGTTCGCGGCCCCTCAGGCCGACCGGGGCGGCCACTGGGAGTCGACGGTGCGCAGGGCTGCGTACAAGGTGGTCACGCACGAGCTGGCCACGGAGATCGACCGCCTCACGCGCGTGGTGAGCGGTGTGTGCGCCGCGTCCCCTGACCCGGCATTGCGCGATCACGCCCCCTGGGCCCTGGGCACCGCGCTGCGGGAACTCCTGGTACGCCTCGAGGTGTACCGGCCCTACCCCTCCACGGACGCCTCCCTGGTGGTGACCGAGGAGGCAGCAGACGAGGCGCGGGCGGCCTTCACGGTGCCCGAGGAGGCGCATGCCGTGGACGTCGTACGGGATCTGGTGACCGGGCGGGCCGGTGACGGGCCCGGGCACACGGAGTTCCGGGCCCGGTTCGCGCAGACCTCGTCCGCGTTGCGGGCCAAGTCCGTGGAGGACACGGCGTTCTACCGCTATGTGCCCCTCCTGTCCGCGAACGAGGTGGGCGGCGACCCGGGCGCTCCGGCCGTGTCCCCGGAGGACTTCCACGCCTACTGCGCGCGCGTGCAGCGCGACTGGCCGGTCACCGGTACCGCCCTGTCGACGCACGACACGAAACGCAGCGCCGACGTACGCGCGGCCCTCTCGGTGCTCACCCAGTGCCCCGAACGGTGGGCCGACGTCCTGGCGGAGGTGACCCGGGACGGCACGGGTGTGCCCGACCCGCAGCTGGCGTGGGCCGCGTGGCAGACGGCGTTCGGACTGGGCCCGGCCTCCGAAGAGCGCGTCCAGGGAGCCCTGTTGAAGCACGTCCGGGAGGCCGGACTGCACACCGCCTGGACGGAGCAGGATCCCGCGTACGAGGACACGGTCACGGCGTTCGTCGCGGAGGGGCCGTGCGGGGCGCCTGGGCGGCTCGTGGCCGACTTCCGGGCCTCTCTGGCACCGCATGTGCGGGCGAACGTCCTGGGGGCCGCTCTGGTCCATCTGACGATGCCCGGGGTCCCGGACGTCTACCAAGGCACCGAGGGCGAGTACCTGGCGCTGGTCGACCCGGACAACCGGCAGCCGTTCGCGCCGCAGGAGCGGCCCTCGGAGAAGGCCGCTCTGACGACGGCCGCACTGCGGCTGCGCGGGCGGCGCCCCGCCCTCTTCGGTGACTCGGCGACGTACGTCCCGCTGGTGGCGGACGGTCCGGGCGCCGGGCACTGCGTGGCGTTCGTGCGCTCCGGAGAGGTGATCACGGCCGTCACACGGATGTCGCTGCGGCTGGCCGACTCCGGGGGCTGGCGCGACACCCGGCTCGCGCTCCCCGAGGGGCACTGGGCCGATGTGCTCACCCCAGGAAGGGAGTTCACGGGGCACGCGCGCGTGGAGGAGCTTTTCGAGCCGTGGCCCGTGGTGCTGCTGGAGCGGGTCAGCGCGGGCGCACCAGCAGGGTCCGGGGAGAGCGGCTGA
- a CDS encoding copper amine oxidase, translated as MRVNRNSRARSRTAVGLSVLALAAGATTAAGPAVAQPKAAAHPKAASAAAADCSAAYKIEQKLSTGTTWRMCWHYESEAGLVLENISYQPPGEAHPIKVLSSAKLAQIDVPYDDGSVEYSDLTGAGFGQGLMDMAPGECPGGTIKTVKVPEAWDPQHANVKGLCTTTRSRGHAYRMQSDSGNKVFQKQGKDLLIYTVNKVGWYEYITEWRFQDDGTLNMNIGATGSLSPGDYDAGDGRGWPLGKGAKAYATSHSHNVFWRLNFGLDGSSKAKVEQYDSVVSPPAHGAEAPSNKTTRTKITKELTGDAKNMRWWRVVSNTGKNKDEHARSYEIVPGATTKYLGRTFTKHDIYFTEYNKCEQFASDNLRNCGAGHGKSVDKWIDGQTLTHPVVWVNVGFHHIARDEDQQPMPVHWQGFSIAPRDVTAMNPLTPPELADQNGHVEEGR; from the coding sequence ATGCGCGTCAACAGAAACAGCCGTGCCCGCAGCCGGACGGCGGTGGGCCTTTCGGTGCTCGCCCTCGCCGCCGGTGCGACGACGGCAGCGGGACCGGCCGTCGCCCAGCCCAAGGCCGCTGCCCACCCCAAGGCCGCCTCCGCGGCGGCCGCCGACTGCAGCGCGGCGTACAAGATCGAGCAGAAGCTCTCCACCGGCACCACCTGGCGGATGTGCTGGCACTACGAGAGCGAGGCCGGGCTCGTCCTGGAGAACATCTCGTACCAGCCCCCCGGCGAGGCCCACCCGATCAAGGTCCTCAGCAGCGCGAAGCTCGCCCAGATCGACGTCCCCTACGACGACGGCTCGGTCGAGTACAGCGACCTCACGGGCGCCGGCTTCGGACAGGGCCTGATGGACATGGCGCCCGGCGAGTGCCCCGGCGGCACCATCAAGACGGTGAAGGTCCCCGAGGCCTGGGACCCGCAGCACGCCAACGTCAAGGGCCTGTGCACCACGACCCGTTCGCGTGGCCACGCCTACCGCATGCAGTCCGACTCGGGGAACAAGGTGTTCCAGAAGCAGGGCAAGGACCTGCTGATCTACACCGTCAACAAGGTCGGCTGGTACGAGTACATCACCGAGTGGCGCTTCCAGGACGACGGCACCCTCAACATGAACATCGGCGCCACCGGCAGCCTCTCGCCCGGTGACTACGACGCGGGCGACGGCCGCGGCTGGCCGCTCGGCAAGGGCGCCAAGGCCTACGCCACCAGCCACAGCCACAACGTCTTCTGGCGGCTCAACTTCGGCCTCGACGGCTCCTCCAAGGCCAAGGTCGAGCAGTACGACTCCGTGGTCAGCCCGCCCGCCCACGGCGCCGAGGCGCCGAGCAACAAGACCACGCGCACGAAGATCACCAAGGAACTCACGGGCGACGCCAAGAACATGCGCTGGTGGCGCGTCGTCAGCAACACCGGCAAGAACAAGGACGAGCACGCCCGCTCGTACGAGATCGTCCCGGGCGCGACCACCAAGTACCTCGGCCGCACCTTCACCAAGCACGACATCTACTTCACCGAGTACAACAAGTGCGAGCAGTTCGCCAGCGACAACCTGCGCAACTGCGGCGCCGGACACGGTAAGTCCGTCGACAAGTGGATCGACGGACAGACGCTCACCCACCCTGTGGTCTGGGTCAACGTGGGCTTCCACCACATCGCGCGCGACGAGGACCAGCAGCCCATGCCGGTCCACTGGCAGGGGTTCTCGATCGCCCCGCGCGACGTCACCGCTATGAATCCGCTCACTCCGCCGGAGCTCGCGGACCAGAACGGCCATGTGGAAGAAGGTCGTTGA
- a CDS encoding cytochrome P450 translates to MSPRPESGSAPPSLLAPGTERDPYPLYRTLRERHPLVYDEPFDAWLVSRYADVHAALADPRLVAPPPGRTLAHLEGGTHSAHRALVSPAFRGAALAALTAGVERTAYVLARRLAARQQADLVAEFCHWLPTAAAVAALGLPYEDTARVHAWCRTGLDHLGGHHPELDAFLRPYIARRRAHPGADLLSALCTARADGRPLSDEAVAGLAGTLLGAGGEATAHALASFLANLLDHPGQLGMIRARPALAAGAWAESLRRDPPLHVVSRRAVEPVGPIPAGATVACLLGAAGRDPARFADPDRYDAFRADPGELAYGSGRHFCPGALLARLTAEHGLHALLAALPDLRWAPGFRPAPEGLISRSPRTLLVRPR, encoded by the coding sequence TTGAGCCCGCGCCCGGAGAGCGGCTCGGCGCCGCCGAGCCTGCTCGCCCCCGGCACCGAGCGCGACCCGTACCCGCTGTACCGGACCCTCCGTGAGCGGCACCCCCTCGTGTACGACGAGCCGTTCGACGCCTGGCTGGTCAGCCGGTACGCCGACGTCCACGCCGCGCTCGCGGACCCACGGCTCGTCGCGCCGCCGCCGGGGCGCACCCTGGCCCACCTGGAGGGCGGCACGCACAGCGCGCACCGGGCCCTCGTCTCACCGGCGTTCCGAGGGGCCGCGCTGGCCGCCCTGACCGCCGGTGTGGAACGCACGGCGTACGTCCTCGCCCGCCGCCTCGCGGCCCGCCAGCAGGCCGATCTCGTGGCCGAGTTCTGCCACTGGCTGCCCACCGCGGCGGCCGTCGCCGCACTCGGGCTGCCGTACGAGGACACCGCGCGCGTCCACGCGTGGTGCCGTACGGGCCTCGATCACCTGGGCGGCCACCACCCCGAACTGGACGCCTTCCTGCGCCCGTACATCGCGCGTCGCCGTGCCCACCCGGGCGCCGATCTGCTGTCCGCGCTGTGCACGGCCCGGGCCGACGGGCGCCCACTGTCGGACGAGGCCGTGGCGGGGCTGGCCGGGACACTCCTCGGCGCGGGCGGCGAGGCGACCGCCCACGCGCTCGCGTCGTTCCTGGCGAATCTCCTCGACCACCCCGGCCAGTTGGGGATGATCCGGGCCCGTCCCGCGCTCGCGGCCGGTGCCTGGGCCGAGTCGCTGCGCCGTGATCCGCCGCTGCACGTCGTCTCGCGCCGGGCCGTCGAGCCCGTCGGCCCCATCCCGGCGGGCGCCACCGTGGCGTGTTTGCTGGGGGCGGCGGGACGCGACCCGGCACGGTTCGCCGACCCGGACCGCTACGACGCCTTCCGCGCCGACCCGGGTGAGCTCGCGTACGGCTCCGGACGGCACTTCTGCCCGGGCGCGCTGCTCGCCCGGCTCACGGCGGAACACGGCCTGCACGCCCTGCTGGCGGCCCTGCCGGACCTGCGCTGGGCCCCGGGCTTCCGGCCCGCTCCGGAAGGCCTGATCAGCCGCTCTCCCCGGACCCTGCTGGTGCGCCCGCGCTGA
- a CDS encoding Tat pathway signal sequence domain protein, which translates to MRKIVHRHLGKVVAGAAIAVAGTAVMVGITLPGTAGADESGGGQGGNGTSQQAGQQGQSDVQPGVVEEAPAQGDKGKGRDPLTDDEMKRVERIARNQQSFAASENVEGKRGPQRISVDLAEPETNELDDPNAPRRADVSFYDYKDDTLVTKTVNLDTGKVEKTGTQHDVQPPISRDEMIEAAKLLIADPLGAGLKADFKDATGKELTSPDQLMLNSMVYRATSGAQPAVLDACGEHRCVRLFPKVKNGPWIDSRDLVIDLSARKVGKLG; encoded by the coding sequence GTGCGCAAGATAGTGCACCGCCATCTGGGCAAGGTGGTGGCAGGTGCGGCCATAGCGGTGGCCGGGACGGCCGTGATGGTCGGCATCACCCTGCCGGGCACGGCGGGGGCCGACGAATCGGGCGGGGGCCAGGGCGGCAACGGGACCTCGCAGCAGGCCGGGCAGCAGGGACAGTCGGACGTGCAGCCGGGTGTCGTCGAGGAGGCACCGGCCCAGGGCGACAAGGGCAAGGGCCGCGACCCGCTGACCGACGACGAGATGAAGCGCGTCGAGCGGATCGCGCGGAACCAGCAGTCGTTCGCCGCCAGTGAGAACGTCGAGGGCAAGCGCGGTCCGCAGCGCATCAGCGTCGACCTCGCCGAACCCGAGACGAACGAACTGGACGACCCGAACGCGCCCCGGCGCGCGGATGTGTCGTTCTACGACTACAAGGACGACACGCTCGTCACCAAGACCGTCAATCTCGACACCGGGAAGGTCGAGAAGACGGGCACCCAGCACGACGTCCAGCCGCCCATCAGCCGCGACGAGATGATCGAGGCCGCCAAGCTGCTGATCGCCGACCCGCTCGGCGCGGGCCTGAAGGCGGACTTCAAGGACGCCACCGGCAAGGAACTGACCTCGCCCGACCAGCTGATGCTCAACAGCATGGTCTACCGCGCGACGTCCGGCGCCCAGCCCGCCGTCCTCGACGCCTGCGGCGAGCACCGGTGCGTACGGCTCTTCCCGAAGGTCAAGAACGGGCCCTGGATCGACAGCCGTGACCTGGTGATCGACCTGAGCGCCCGCAAGGTCGGCAAGCTCGGCTGA
- the glgX gene encoding glycogen debranching protein GlgX has product MQVWPGEAYPLGATYDGAGTNFAVFSEAADRIELCLLHDDGSETAVELRETDAFVRHAYLPGVMPGQRYGFRVHGPYAPGRGQRANSAKLLLDPYARAISGSVKWGEEVYGYPFGAPDKRNDLDSAPHTMSSVVVNPYFDWGDDRRPRTEYHHTVLYEAHVKGLTMQHPELPDELRGTYAALAHPAIIEHLTELGITALELMPVHQFVNDHRLVDMGLSNYWGYNTIGFFAPHNAYASWGDRGQQVLEFKSAVRALHEAGIEVILDVVYNHTAEGNHLGPTLSFRGLDNASYYRLADDPRYYMDTTGTGNSLLMRSPHVLQLIMDSLRYWVTEMHVDGFRFDLAATLARQFHEVDRLSSFFDLVQQDPVVSQVKLIAEPWDVGEGGYQVGNFPPLWTEWNGKYRDTVRDLWRGEPRTLAEFASRLTGSSDLYQDDGRRPLASINFVTCHDGFTLHDLVSYNNKHNEANGEDNRDGESHNRSWNCGAEGDTDDEAVLALRARQMRNFIATLMLSQGVPMLSHGDEFARTQGGNNNAYCQDSELAWVSWPEDGDELLDFTRAMVWLRRDHPVFRRRRFFHGRPVQGTHDELSDIAWFTPEGEEMTQRDWGSAQARALSVFLNGNAISEPGPRGERIADDSFLLLFNASPKALEFVVPVNHGRQWQVVVDTARPEGVAPGTGAKVEAGDRLTLIDRSLTVLQRPA; this is encoded by the coding sequence ATGCAGGTCTGGCCTGGAGAGGCATATCCACTCGGTGCCACGTACGACGGCGCCGGTACCAACTTCGCGGTCTTCTCGGAGGCCGCCGACCGTATCGAGCTGTGTCTGCTGCACGACGACGGCTCGGAAACGGCCGTGGAGCTGCGCGAAACCGACGCGTTCGTCCGGCACGCGTATCTGCCGGGGGTCATGCCCGGGCAGCGGTACGGCTTCCGTGTGCACGGACCGTACGCGCCGGGGCGCGGGCAGCGCGCCAACTCCGCGAAGCTGCTCCTCGACCCGTACGCGCGCGCCATCAGCGGCTCGGTGAAGTGGGGCGAGGAGGTGTACGGCTATCCCTTCGGAGCCCCCGACAAGCGCAACGACCTGGACTCGGCGCCGCACACCATGTCGTCGGTCGTGGTCAACCCGTACTTCGACTGGGGCGACGACCGGCGACCGCGCACCGAGTACCACCACACGGTGCTCTACGAGGCCCATGTGAAGGGCCTCACGATGCAGCATCCCGAGCTGCCCGACGAGCTGCGCGGCACATACGCGGCGCTGGCACACCCGGCAATCATCGAACATCTGACGGAACTGGGCATCACCGCGCTGGAACTGATGCCCGTGCACCAGTTCGTGAACGACCACCGTCTGGTGGACATGGGCCTCAGCAACTACTGGGGCTACAACACGATCGGCTTCTTCGCCCCGCACAACGCGTACGCCTCCTGGGGCGATCGCGGCCAGCAGGTCCTGGAGTTCAAGTCGGCGGTCCGCGCGCTGCACGAGGCCGGCATCGAGGTCATCCTGGACGTGGTCTACAACCACACGGCCGAGGGCAACCACCTGGGCCCGACGCTGTCCTTCAGGGGCCTCGACAACGCCTCGTACTACCGCCTGGCGGACGACCCCCGCTACTACATGGACACCACGGGGACCGGCAATTCCCTCCTGATGCGCTCCCCGCACGTCCTCCAGCTGATCATGGACTCGCTGCGCTACTGGGTCACAGAGATGCACGTCGACGGGTTCCGCTTCGACCTCGCGGCCACGCTGGCGAGGCAGTTCCACGAGGTGGACCGGCTGTCGTCGTTCTTCGACCTGGTGCAGCAGGACCCGGTGGTCTCCCAGGTGAAGCTGATCGCCGAGCCGTGGGACGTCGGCGAGGGCGGCTACCAGGTGGGCAACTTCCCGCCGCTGTGGACCGAGTGGAACGGCAAGTACCGCGACACCGTACGGGACCTGTGGCGCGGTGAGCCGCGCACCCTGGCGGAGTTCGCGTCCCGGCTGACCGGCTCCTCCGACCTCTACCAGGACGACGGCCGCCGACCTCTCGCCTCCATCAACTTCGTGACCTGCCACGACGGCTTCACGCTGCACGACCTCGTCTCGTACAACAACAAGCACAACGAGGCCAACGGCGAGGACAACCGCGACGGCGAGAGCCACAACCGGTCCTGGAACTGCGGCGCCGAGGGCGACACCGACGACGAGGCCGTCCTTGCCCTGCGGGCCCGGCAGATGCGCAACTTCATCGCGACGCTGATGCTCTCCCAGGGCGTGCCGATGCTCAGCCACGGCGACGAGTTCGCGCGCACCCAGGGCGGCAACAACAACGCGTACTGCCAGGACAGCGAGCTGGCCTGGGTGTCCTGGCCGGAGGACGGCGACGAGCTGCTGGACTTCACGCGCGCGATGGTGTGGCTGCGGCGCGACCATCCCGTCTTCCGGCGGCGCCGCTTCTTCCACGGGCGGCCCGTGCAGGGCACGCACGACGAGCTGTCCGACATCGCGTGGTTCACCCCGGAGGGCGAGGAGATGACCCAGCGCGACTGGGGCTCCGCGCAGGCGCGGGCGCTGTCCGTCTTCCTCAACGGCAACGCGATCTCCGAGCCGGGCCCGCGCGGGGAACGCATCGCCGACGACTCCTTCCTGCTGCTCTTCAACGCCTCGCCGAAGGCGCTGGAATTCGTGGTGCCGGTCAACCACGGGCGGCAGTGGCAGGTCGTCGTCGACACGGCCCGCCCGGAGGGGGTGGCGCCGGGGACGGGCGCCAAGGTCGAAGCCGGGGACCGGCTGACGCTGATCGACCGGAGCCTGACGGTGTTGCAGCGGCCTGCCTAG
- a CDS encoding M14 family zinc carboxypeptidase translates to MSLLPELRYPSVTEIVSSARALAAHRPGLCVLRQVGVSRAGRPLHLLSVGHARRAVLVVAGAHANEPTGGSTLLALAERALRERELRAETSWHFLLCADPDGASLHVTPAPRTLLDYHLGFFRPAGPEQPEWSPSVLPPDRLPPETRALTRVIDELRPYLQVTLHGTDLGGSWVQLTKDIPGLAEPFAKSAAELHIPVETAASDAAGWPASGPGVHVMPAPGSDAAYPSMPDDARHSTWYHAHRYGGLTAVVEVPMWASDLVDDPAPHPSPAAAMRRLARRLVRDALQVEAVLTEALPRLQGPDGPLLRAAKWALELVPGLADDWIQTPPPDTTMAYVGSVDAFGRRLPLRAAAMLLRVLQEADDRDAQRLEALVAAWSDAFAERFRARWVPLEHQVEHQARTVVAAARHARDNAA, encoded by the coding sequence GTGAGTCTTCTGCCGGAGTTGCGCTACCCCAGTGTGACCGAAATCGTCTCGTCCGCCCGGGCGTTGGCGGCTCACCGACCCGGCCTGTGCGTCCTGAGACAAGTGGGCGTCTCGCGCGCGGGCAGACCCCTTCACCTGCTGTCCGTCGGCCACGCGCGGCGCGCGGTCCTCGTCGTGGCGGGCGCCCACGCGAACGAACCGACGGGCGGTTCGACCCTGCTCGCCCTGGCCGAACGCGCACTGCGCGAACGGGAGTTGCGGGCCGAGACCTCCTGGCACTTCCTGCTCTGCGCGGACCCGGACGGGGCGAGCCTCCATGTGACGCCCGCGCCGCGCACGCTGCTCGACTACCACCTGGGTTTCTTCCGTCCGGCCGGCCCCGAGCAGCCGGAGTGGTCGCCGTCCGTCCTGCCGCCCGACCGGCTGCCGCCCGAGACCCGCGCCCTCACCCGGGTCATCGACGAGTTGCGGCCCTACCTGCAGGTGACGCTGCACGGGACCGATCTGGGCGGCAGCTGGGTGCAGTTGACCAAGGACATCCCGGGACTGGCCGAGCCGTTCGCCAAGTCCGCGGCGGAGCTGCACATCCCGGTGGAGACGGCCGCCTCGGACGCCGCGGGCTGGCCCGCCTCGGGGCCCGGGGTGCATGTGATGCCGGCACCCGGCTCGGACGCGGCGTACCCGAGCATGCCCGACGACGCCCGGCACAGCACCTGGTACCACGCCCACCGGTACGGCGGGCTGACCGCCGTCGTCGAGGTGCCGATGTGGGCCAGCGACCTGGTGGACGATCCGGCGCCGCACCCCTCCCCCGCGGCGGCGATGCGGCGACTGGCCCGCCGGCTGGTGCGCGACGCGCTTCAGGTGGAGGCGGTGCTCACGGAGGCCCTGCCGCGGCTGCAAGGACCCGACGGACCGCTTCTGCGGGCCGCGAAGTGGGCGCTGGAGCTGGTACCGGGCCTCGCCGACGACTGGATCCAGACGCCGCCTCCGGACACGACCATGGCGTACGTCGGCAGCGTCGACGCGTTCGGCCGCCGGCTCCCGCTGCGGGCCGCCGCGATGCTGCTGCGCGTCCTCCAGGAGGCCGACGACCGCGACGCACAGCGCCTCGAAGCCCTCGTCGCCGCGTGGAGCGACGCCTTCGCCGAACGGTTCCGCGCCCGCTGGGTACCGCTGGAGCACCAGGTCGAACACCAGGCCCGTACGGTGGTGGCGGCGGCCCGCCACGCGCGCGACAACGCGGCGTGA